In one Rhodococcus sp. B50 genomic region, the following are encoded:
- the recX gene encoding recombination regulator RecX gives MDDPEERRPERRGRRRSARTEQELPGGGTEAQAKDVCLRLLTDRARSRSELAAKLEQKGFAADIAERALDRLTAVGLIDDADFANQWARSRHLYAGKGKRAIALELRRKGIDADDAAAALDQIDTADERERAVELVRKKLRTQPPLPTEGDRREIAAERDKLVRRLVGMLARRGYAQGMAFDVVREELAAFGADASDLPHD, from the coding sequence ATGGACGACCCCGAGGAACGACGGCCCGAACGACGTGGGCGGCGGCGTTCCGCTCGCACCGAGCAGGAACTGCCCGGTGGCGGTACGGAAGCGCAGGCAAAGGACGTCTGCCTCCGTCTGCTGACGGATCGTGCGCGCAGCAGGTCCGAACTCGCGGCGAAGCTGGAGCAGAAGGGTTTCGCGGCCGACATCGCCGAGCGCGCCCTCGATCGCCTCACCGCGGTCGGATTGATCGACGACGCGGATTTCGCCAATCAATGGGCACGTTCACGGCATCTGTATGCAGGGAAGGGCAAGCGAGCGATCGCACTCGAACTGCGCCGCAAGGGCATCGACGCCGACGACGCGGCGGCCGCACTCGATCAGATCGACACCGCCGACGAACGCGAACGCGCGGTCGAACTGGTCCGCAAGAAGCTCCGCACCCAGCCGCCGCTACCCACCGAAGGCGATCGGCGCGAGATCGCGGCCGAACGCGACAAGCTGGTGCGGCGACTGGTCGGCATGCTGGCCCGGCGCGGTTACGCGCAGGGAATGGCGTTCGACGTCGTGCGGGAGGAACTCGCGGCCTTCGGTGCCGACGCGAGCGACCTCCCGCACGACTGA
- a CDS encoding amino acid ABC transporter permease produces MSAHGTVLYDAPGPRAKALYRILSVVVVALLLLVGWIVYRALDANGQLTAAKWEPFVESTSWTTYLLPGIRGTIIAAVASIVLALVLGTVLGIARLSDHRWVRGIAGTIVELFRAVPVLILMIFAYQVFAEYRVFKSEYLALAAVITGLTLYNGSVIAEIVRAGIRSLPRGQSEAAYAVGMRKNQLMRLILLPQAVTVMLPAIVSQMVIALKDSALGYLIGYVEVVRSGQQLGAFFQNYLPALLVVAVIMIVLNSALTQFAIWLEKRLRSGKRKKGAVATEEPQTLPTMSVPGLDMTGEGRK; encoded by the coding sequence ATGAGCGCACACGGAACAGTTCTCTACGACGCACCCGGGCCCCGCGCGAAGGCGCTCTACCGGATCCTGTCGGTGGTCGTGGTCGCGCTCCTCCTCCTCGTCGGCTGGATCGTCTATCGCGCGCTCGACGCCAACGGACAGCTGACAGCGGCCAAATGGGAGCCGTTCGTCGAATCCACGAGCTGGACGACCTATCTGCTGCCCGGCATCCGCGGCACGATCATCGCGGCCGTCGCGTCGATCGTGCTGGCACTGGTCCTCGGCACGGTGCTCGGCATCGCCCGTCTGTCCGATCACCGGTGGGTCCGCGGGATCGCCGGCACGATCGTCGAGTTGTTCCGCGCCGTCCCGGTGCTGATCCTGATGATCTTCGCCTACCAGGTGTTCGCCGAGTACCGCGTCTTCAAGTCGGAGTATCTCGCGCTCGCGGCGGTCATCACCGGCCTGACCCTGTACAACGGCTCGGTCATCGCCGAGATCGTGCGAGCAGGCATCAGGTCGCTCCCGCGCGGCCAGAGCGAGGCCGCCTACGCCGTCGGTATGCGGAAGAACCAGCTCATGCGGTTGATCCTGCTGCCGCAGGCCGTCACGGTCATGCTCCCGGCGATCGTGTCGCAGATGGTGATCGCACTCAAGGACTCGGCCCTCGGCTACCTCATCGGCTACGTCGAAGTGGTGCGTTCCGGACAGCAACTCGGCGCGTTCTTCCAGAACTACCTGCCTGCGCTGCTGGTGGTCGCGGTGATCATGATCGTCCTCAACAGTGCGCTGACGCAGTTCGCGATCTGGCTCGAGAAGCGCCTGCGATCCGGAAAGCGCAAGAAGGGTGCCGTGGCGACCGAAGAGCCGCAGACCTTACCGACGATGTCGGTGCCGGGCCTGGACATGACCGGCGAGGGTCGCAAGTAG
- the miaB gene encoding tRNA (N6-isopentenyl adenosine(37)-C2)-methylthiotransferase MiaB, whose protein sequence is MSLIDEEPPRTGARTYEVRTYGCQMNVHDSERLSGLLEDAGFAKAAPGASPDLVVFNTCAVRENADNKLYGNLSHLRPVKDDNPDMQIAVGGCLAQKDRDTVVKKAPWVDVVFGTHNIGNLPALLERARHNRRAEVEILDALEAFPSTLPAKRESSYAGWVSISVGCNNTCTFCIVPSLRGKEVDRRPGDILAEVQALVDEGVLEVTLLGQNVNSYGRSFADPEQPRDRGAFASLLRACGDIEGLERVRFTSPHPAEFTDDVIEAMAQTPNVCPQLHMPLQSGSDRILRAMRRSYRKERFLGIIERVRAAMPHAAITTDIIVGFPGETEEDFQQTLEVVEKARFTSAFTFQYSKRPGTPAADMDGQLPKAVVQERYERLIALQERITLEENRKLVGTEVELLVSAGEGRKNAETARMSGRARDGRLVHFRPEGTIDTAVRPGDVITIVVSDAAPHHLVADTPILTHRRTRAGDHFEQGRLPKTPPIGVGLGLPSIGVPDPLPPQMGCNA, encoded by the coding sequence GTGTCACTGATCGACGAAGAACCCCCCCGTACCGGTGCCCGGACCTACGAGGTCCGCACCTACGGCTGCCAGATGAACGTACACGACTCCGAGCGCCTGTCGGGGTTGCTGGAGGACGCCGGCTTCGCCAAGGCCGCTCCCGGTGCGTCACCCGATCTGGTCGTGTTCAACACGTGCGCGGTGCGGGAGAACGCCGACAACAAGCTGTACGGCAATCTGAGTCATCTGCGCCCGGTCAAGGACGACAACCCCGACATGCAGATCGCCGTCGGCGGCTGCCTCGCCCAGAAGGACCGCGACACGGTCGTGAAGAAGGCGCCTTGGGTCGACGTGGTCTTCGGCACGCACAACATCGGCAATCTTCCCGCCCTGCTCGAACGCGCACGGCACAACCGCCGCGCCGAGGTCGAGATCCTCGACGCACTCGAGGCGTTCCCGTCGACGCTGCCCGCCAAGCGCGAGTCGTCGTACGCCGGATGGGTGTCGATCTCCGTCGGCTGCAACAACACGTGCACCTTCTGCATCGTGCCGTCGCTGCGCGGCAAGGAGGTCGACCGGCGTCCAGGCGACATCCTCGCCGAAGTGCAGGCACTCGTCGACGAGGGCGTGCTCGAGGTGACACTGCTCGGTCAGAACGTCAACTCCTACGGACGATCCTTCGCCGATCCCGAGCAGCCCCGCGACCGGGGTGCCTTCGCGTCGCTGCTGCGTGCGTGCGGCGACATCGAGGGCCTGGAGCGGGTGCGCTTCACGTCCCCGCACCCGGCGGAGTTCACCGACGACGTCATCGAGGCGATGGCCCAGACCCCGAACGTGTGCCCGCAGCTGCACATGCCGTTGCAGTCCGGCAGCGATCGGATTCTGCGTGCCATGCGCCGCTCGTACCGCAAGGAACGCTTCCTGGGCATCATCGAGCGGGTCCGTGCCGCGATGCCGCACGCCGCGATCACCACCGACATCATCGTCGGCTTCCCCGGCGAAACCGAGGAGGACTTCCAGCAGACCCTCGAGGTCGTCGAGAAGGCGCGTTTCACCAGCGCTTTCACCTTCCAGTACTCGAAGCGCCCCGGCACGCCCGCCGCCGACATGGACGGTCAGCTCCCCAAAGCGGTGGTGCAGGAACGTTACGAGCGGCTGATCGCTCTGCAGGAACGCATCACCCTCGAGGAGAACCGCAAGCTCGTCGGAACCGAGGTCGAGCTCCTCGTCTCGGCGGGGGAGGGCCGCAAGAACGCCGAGACCGCCCGGATGAGTGGGCGTGCCCGCGACGGCCGCCTCGTCCACTTCCGTCCCGAGGGCACGATCGACACCGCGGTGCGTCCCGGCGACGTCATCACGATCGTCGTCAGCGACGCCGCGCCGCATCACCTCGTCGCCGATACCCCGATCCTCACGCACCGCCGCACACGCGCGGGCGACCACTTCGAACAGGGCCGGCTGCCCAAGACACCGCCGATCGGTGTCGGACTCGGATTGCCGAGCATCGGCGTCCCGGACCCGCTGCCGCCTCAGATGGGATGCAACGCATGA
- a CDS encoding amino acid ABC transporter permease, protein MDLLSKYSSQLLDAFWTTIQLTVISAIGALILGTILAAMRVSPIPVARAVGTAYVTIFRNTPLTLIIIFCLFGLSQTLGIKLASESSPTFLVDNNFRLAVLGLSVYTAAFVCESLRSGINTVSLGQSEAGRSLGLTFGQNLRLIVLPQAFRAVIAPLGSVLIALTKNSTIASVIGVSEASLLMKTMIENEAAIFVVGGIFALGFVILTLPTGLLFGRLSKRYEVAR, encoded by the coding sequence GTGGATCTGTTGAGCAAGTACAGCAGCCAGCTACTCGACGCGTTCTGGACCACGATCCAGTTGACCGTCATCTCGGCGATCGGCGCGCTGATCCTCGGAACGATCCTCGCCGCGATGCGCGTGTCCCCGATTCCCGTGGCGCGCGCCGTCGGTACCGCCTACGTGACGATCTTCCGTAACACACCGCTGACGCTGATCATCATCTTCTGCTTGTTCGGTCTGTCCCAGACGCTCGGCATCAAGCTGGCCTCCGAGTCGTCGCCGACATTCCTGGTGGACAACAACTTCCGGCTCGCGGTGCTGGGTCTGAGCGTCTACACGGCGGCCTTCGTGTGCGAGTCGCTCCGGTCCGGCATCAACACGGTCTCGCTCGGACAGTCGGAGGCCGGCCGCTCGCTGGGTCTGACGTTCGGCCAGAACCTGCGCCTGATCGTCCTTCCCCAGGCGTTCCGCGCCGTCATCGCCCCACTCGGCTCGGTACTCATCGCGTTGACCAAGAACTCGACGATCGCCTCCGTGATCGGCGTGTCCGAGGCCTCGCTGCTGATGAAGACGATGATCGAGAACGAAGCGGCCATCTTCGTCGTCGGTGGCATCTTCGCGCTCGGATTCGTCATCCTCACCCTCCCCACCGGCCTGTTGTTCGGCCGGCTCAGCAAGCGATACGAGGTTGCCCGATGA
- a CDS encoding amino acid ABC transporter ATP-binding protein, protein MISMNGVNKHFGSLHVLQDINLEIPRGQVVIVVGPSGSGKSTLCRTINRLEPIDTGEIHVDGTLLPEGGRALARLRADVGMVFQSFNLFAHKTILQNVMLGPLKVRKIKKEQARESAMALLDRVGIANQADKYPAQLSGGQQQRVAIARALAMNPKVMLFDEPTSALDPEMVQEVLDVMTSLAKEGMTMVVVTHEMGFARKAGDRVLFMADGRIVEDTDPETFFTAPKSDRAKDFLGKILSH, encoded by the coding sequence ATGATCTCCATGAACGGGGTGAACAAGCATTTCGGATCCCTGCACGTCCTGCAGGACATCAACCTCGAGATCCCACGAGGACAGGTCGTCATCGTCGTCGGCCCGTCCGGTTCGGGGAAATCGACCCTCTGCCGCACCATCAACCGGCTCGAACCGATCGACACAGGCGAGATCCACGTGGACGGCACCCTGCTGCCGGAAGGGGGCCGGGCGCTGGCCCGCCTGCGTGCGGACGTCGGCATGGTGTTCCAGTCGTTCAACCTCTTCGCCCACAAGACGATCCTCCAGAACGTCATGCTCGGCCCCCTCAAGGTGCGCAAGATCAAGAAGGAACAGGCCCGCGAGTCGGCGATGGCGCTGCTCGACCGGGTCGGGATCGCCAACCAGGCCGACAAGTACCCGGCACAGCTGTCGGGCGGCCAGCAGCAGCGCGTCGCGATCGCGCGGGCCCTCGCGATGAACCCGAAGGTGATGCTGTTCGACGAGCCCACCTCCGCTCTCGACCCGGAGATGGTCCAGGAGGTCCTCGACGTGATGACCTCCCTGGCGAAGGAGGGCATGACGATGGTCGTGGTCACCCACGAGATGGGATTCGCCCGCAAGGCCGGCGACCGCGTGCTGTTCATGGCCGACGGCCGCATCGTCGAGGACACCGATCCCGAGACCTTCTTCACAGCACCGAAATCCGATCGTGCCAAGGATTTCCTCGGCAAGATCCTCAGTCACTGA
- a CDS encoding glutamate ABC transporter substrate-binding protein, which produces MKLSRSIRLGIGAVAVAVVATACGGDETRSVSQSAENGTLTVGIKFDQPGLGLRNPDGSFSGFDVEVAKYVAGQLGVSEENIEFKEAPSAQRETLIQNGEVDYIVATYSITDTRKEKVDFAGPYFIAGQSLLVRADDTEITGPDSLSGGKRLCSVAGSTPAQNVKDNYAQDVQLQEFDTYSLCVEALRNGAVDAVTTDDIILAGYAAQSPGDFKVVGEPFTTERYGIGLAKGDDESRNAINDAIEEMIASGAWEAAFQETVGASGYELPEQPQVDRY; this is translated from the coding sequence ATGAAATTGTCCCGCTCCATCCGCCTGGGCATCGGCGCCGTCGCCGTGGCAGTGGTCGCCACGGCGTGCGGTGGCGACGAGACGCGCAGTGTCTCGCAGTCCGCGGAGAACGGCACCCTGACGGTCGGTATCAAGTTCGACCAGCCGGGCCTGGGCCTGCGCAACCCGGACGGTTCGTTCAGCGGGTTCGACGTCGAGGTCGCCAAGTACGTCGCCGGTCAGCTCGGAGTCTCCGAGGAGAACATCGAGTTCAAGGAAGCCCCGTCCGCCCAGCGCGAGACCCTCATCCAGAACGGTGAGGTCGACTACATCGTCGCGACGTACTCGATCACCGACACCCGCAAGGAGAAGGTGGACTTCGCCGGTCCGTACTTCATCGCCGGGCAGTCGCTCCTGGTGCGCGCGGACGACACCGAGATCACCGGACCCGATTCGCTCAGCGGCGGCAAGCGTCTGTGCTCGGTGGCGGGTTCGACCCCGGCCCAGAACGTGAAGGACAACTACGCGCAGGACGTTCAGCTCCAGGAGTTCGATACCTACTCGCTGTGTGTCGAAGCGCTGCGTAACGGTGCGGTCGACGCGGTGACCACCGACGACATCATCCTCGCCGGCTACGCCGCACAGAGTCCGGGCGACTTCAAGGTCGTCGGCGAACCGTTCACCACCGAGCGCTACGGCATCGGTCTCGCCAAGGGCGACGACGAGTCCCGCAACGCGATCAACGACGCGATCGAGGAGATGATCGCCAGCGGTGCGTGGGAGGCCGCATTCCAGGAGACGGTCGGCGCCTCCGGTTACGAGCTCCCCGAGCAGCCCCAGGTCGATCGCTACTGA